The Mucilaginibacter gracilis genomic interval TTGATGGTTGCCGGGGGGGGGGCCATATAAATGCTGCAATACGCCCTTATATGGGTTTAAAAGGTTTTGAACCATGTTTTGGCTACATTAATACTACCAAAACACGCGGTTAGCCAAGCGCTTAAAAAACGGCAAAACCGCTATCGGGTATAAGGGAAGCGGTTTTGTTGTTTTTTGCACCCGTTTTTGTATTACGCCAGTTTCCACTCGGGGCGTTCAAAATGGCAGGTATAGCCGTAGGGGTGCTTTTTTAAATAATCCTGGTGTTCTTCTTCGGCGTTCCAAAAATCGGCTGCGGGTACTACTTCGGTTACAATTTTGCCCGGCCATTTGCCCGAGGCGTCCATATCGGCAATTAAAGTTTTGGCAGTTTCGTGTTGGGTTTCATCCATAAAAAATATGGCCGAGCGATAAGAGGTGCCAATGTCGTTGCCTTGCCGGTTTCTGGTTGTTGGATCGTGAATTTGGAAGAAATATTCGAGCAGTTTGCGGTACGGCAATTGTGCCGGGTCAAATACAATCTCTATGCCTTCGGCATGTGTTCCATGATTTCGGTATGTTGCATTGGGTACATCGCCCCCGGTATATCCAACCACAGTTGAAATAACACCCGGATAATGCCTGAATAATTCTTCAACTCCCCAAAAGCAACCACCAGCCAAAATAGCTTTTTCAGTATTCATATATAGCTTTATTTTTACGCGTTAAAGGTAGGGTACAAAAGGTTAAACGGCAAGGATAGGCTTGTGTGTACGCCAAATAATGACATTGGCAAGAAATATTGTATTTCTTAATAGGAAAAATTGCCTGGCGCATGTGCGTATCATATCGTAACAAATTGCTATGGTAGATTGATATTTATTTTTTATATTTATGTTGAACAAAATTTAAACACACTCTAATTATTAAAAACCAAACCAAAAATGAAAAGAAGAATTTTTACAACGGTAGCTTTTGTTTGCTGTTTCACAATTTGCCTGGCTGTAGTGGCAGATCTATCCGGTAAATGGACCGGATCTCTTAAAACACCTAATGGTGACTTTGCGCTTAATT includes:
- the msrA gene encoding peptide-methionine (S)-S-oxide reductase MsrA — its product is MNTEKAILAGGCFWGVEELFRHYPGVISTVVGYTGGDVPNATYRNHGTHAEGIEIVFDPAQLPYRKLLEYFFQIHDPTTRNRQGNDIGTSYRSAIFFMDETQHETAKTLIADMDASGKWPGKIVTEVVPAADFWNAEEEHQDYLKKHPYGYTCHFERPEWKLA